A segment of the Bacillus pseudomycoides genome:
TATCAATAGCGATATTTGGATCTTTCAAACCGTTACCTGTTAATACCGCTACAATTTGGCTTCCTTTTGCAATTTCCCCGCTTTGCAATTGTTTATAAACACCTGCAAGAGAAGCGCATGAAGCAGGTTCTGCAAAGATTCCTTCGTACTTCGCTAGCCATTCATATGACTCAAGAATTTCACGATCTGTTACTTCGTCAATTTTACCCCGAGATTGTTCTGCAGCTAGGACAGCTTGCTCCCAACTTGCCGGATTCCCAATTCGAATTGCTGTTGCGATTGTTTCTGGCTCTTCAATTTTATGCCCGTGCACAATCGCCGCTGCAGATGAAGACGTATTACCTGTAGATGCACAGATAATCGCTCCGCTCCCCGCCTCTTTTGCCTTTGCTACCGCCATTACCATATCGCGATCCTTAAAAGATCCGCTTGGATTTGCTCCTTCTATTTTCCCGTAAATTGTTACGCTCCACCGCTTTGAAAGGTTTTCTAGTAAAATAAGCGGTGTATTACCTTCATGCAATGTTAAGGGAGGTGTCCTTTCCGTAATAGGCAAAAACTCCTCATACTCAGCAAGCAAACCTTTCCACATTACTTAGCATCTCCTTCGATTCGATAGTTTGCTTTTACACAATCTATTTCTTCGTATGTGCCCAGTGTATGTAAAATATATTCATAGTCTGCAAGTGATGCACGATGCGTTACGATAACAATCTCAGCCTTTCCTTTCTCACCAAGTGGCATTTGAATAATTTTTTCAAAGCTAACACCTCGTTCGGAGAATAAAGATGTGATTTTTGCAAACACACCAATTTCATCTTTTACATGTAGGCGTAAAAACTTTTTCACAAAAGTTTCATTTGGCTCTTTTAATACCTTCTCATACTGCGGAGAAACTGCACTATTCCCAGTTACACC
Coding sequences within it:
- a CDS encoding pyridoxal-phosphate dependent enzyme; translation: MWKGLLAEYEEFLPITERTPPLTLHEGNTPLILLENLSKRWSVTIYGKIEGANPSGSFKDRDMVMAVAKAKEAGSGAIICASTGNTSSSAAAIVHGHKIEEPETIATAIRIGNPASWEQAVLAAEQSRGKIDEVTDREILESYEWLAKYEGIFAEPASCASLAGVYKQLQSGEIAKGSQIVAVLTGNGLKDPNIAIDTKKIQPIVLPNDEKVVFDYIQEAVFQ